A region from the Paenibacillus humicola genome encodes:
- a CDS encoding stalk domain-containing protein, translating into MKLVPKFTFIAIAVSGLLLSSPHASAADNVQLEIDGKTETDGTAYLSKGTTFVPLSMFKSLFDTPILPHPSGKRAEVQFARQLYTFHDGSAIVMNDSHSYKLQAAVSFENGQIMVPLRMIAMLTGSSVSWDSGKKRAVMKSSPQGKLALIAADASISVKLYETRGRKGLVLDVDGYRKMYDWSYTDETGTPPVLLTADLNHHDGGKEIVVILTTGRGTGLNIQQVHVVDVGSFKEVKVEDPLSYVSRNVQSQISETNQGVEISMTLQGKPVQLTKKNPGFNLNGKVGFGSIIYYHVDQGILKATLAGSISNTEFIGDFDLTYVYEHGQLKAGKLQFTADP; encoded by the coding sequence GTGAAGCTTGTCCCCAAGTTCACCTTTATTGCCATTGCGGTTTCCGGTTTGCTTTTATCCTCTCCGCATGCAAGTGCAGCCGATAACGTTCAGCTTGAAATCGACGGCAAAACGGAAACGGACGGAACCGCTTATCTGTCGAAAGGGACCACATTCGTGCCGCTGTCCATGTTTAAATCCCTGTTCGATACCCCGATTCTTCCGCACCCGTCCGGCAAAAGGGCAGAGGTTCAATTTGCAAGGCAATTATACACCTTCCATGACGGCAGCGCGATCGTCATGAATGACAGCCATTCCTACAAGCTGCAGGCTGCCGTCTCGTTCGAAAACGGGCAAATTATGGTTCCGCTCCGCATGATCGCCATGCTGACCGGTTCGTCGGTTTCGTGGGACTCCGGGAAAAAACGGGCAGTGATGAAATCAAGCCCGCAGGGAAAGCTCGCGCTGATCGCAGCCGACGCTTCAATCTCGGTGAAGCTGTATGAAACGAGAGGCCGGAAAGGGCTCGTACTGGACGTTGACGGATACCGAAAAATGTACGACTGGTCCTACACGGACGAGACAGGGACTCCGCCTGTTCTTCTGACCGCAGACCTCAACCACCATGACGGCGGCAAGGAAATCGTCGTGATTTTAACGACTGGCCGCGGTACGGGTCTCAATATTCAACAGGTTCATGTCGTCGACGTCGGCAGCTTCAAGGAAGTCAAAGTCGAAGATCCGCTGTCGTACGTGAGTCGAAACGTTCAATCGCAAATTTCCGAGACGAATCAAGGGGTTGAAATTTCAATGACCCTTCAAGGAAAACCGGTACAGCTGACCAAAAAGAACCCCGGCTTCAACTTGAATGGAAAAGTCGGTTTTGGCAGCATCATCTATTATCATGTTGACCAAGGTATTTTAAAAGCCACGCTTGCGGGAAGTATCTCGAATACCGAATTTATCGGCGATTTCGACCTTACATACGTTTATGAGCATGGTCAGCTTAAAGCCGGAAAGCTGCAATTTACCGCTGATCCATAA
- a CDS encoding M42 family metallopeptidase — protein MKEKVNRSYVHDLMERILLTPSPTGYCRQVIELLRVEAEKLGMSGRFLQKGGLIIDVPGTAADKTIGITGHVDTLGAIVRSIKPSGTLRLSPVGGYMMNSIEGEYCSIHTRGGDIYSGTILTTKPSVHVFSDARDQKREEAVMEVRIDERVSSEQEVKALGIRPGDFISFDPRFRSFGNGFVKSRHLDDKAGVAAMFGTLELISRGEVKPLYPLKFIFSNYEEVGHGTSSIPSDISEMIAVDMGAIGDDLNGTEYGVSICAKDSSGPYDYDMTSRLIELAERDGIGYAVDIYPHYGSDASAALRGGNDIRAACLGPGVSASHGMERTHMDAVVQTAALLALYVSEG, from the coding sequence ATGAAGGAAAAGGTGAATCGTTCGTATGTTCATGATCTGATGGAGCGCATCCTGCTGACGCCAAGCCCGACCGGGTATTGCCGTCAGGTGATCGAGCTGCTGCGCGTTGAAGCCGAAAAGCTCGGCATGTCCGGCCGCTTCCTGCAGAAGGGCGGACTCATCATCGACGTGCCCGGCACAGCCGCGGACAAAACGATCGGAATCACGGGTCATGTCGATACGCTCGGGGCGATCGTTCGCTCGATCAAGCCGTCCGGCACGCTGCGGCTCAGCCCGGTCGGCGGGTATATGATGAACAGCATCGAAGGCGAGTACTGCAGTATTCATACGCGCGGCGGTGACATTTACAGCGGTACAATTTTGACGACAAAGCCTTCCGTGCATGTATTTTCAGATGCGAGGGACCAAAAGCGGGAGGAAGCGGTTATGGAGGTGCGCATCGACGAACGCGTGTCTTCCGAGCAGGAGGTCAAAGCGCTCGGCATTCGGCCCGGCGATTTTATTTCCTTCGATCCGCGATTCAGAAGCTTCGGCAACGGATTCGTCAAATCGCGGCATTTGGACGACAAAGCCGGCGTAGCCGCGATGTTCGGCACGCTTGAGCTCATATCGCGGGGCGAAGTGAAGCCGCTTTATCCGCTGAAATTCATTTTTTCCAACTACGAGGAGGTCGGTCACGGCACTTCCTCCATCCCTTCCGACATCAGCGAAATGATTGCCGTCGATATGGGCGCGATCGGCGACGATTTGAACGGCACGGAATACGGCGTTTCGATCTGCGCCAAGGATTCGAGCGGTCCATACGATTATGACATGACCAGCCGGCTGATCGAGCTGGCGGAACGCGACGGGATCGGGTATGCGGTCGATATTTATCCCCATTACGGGTCGGACGCTTCGGCGGCCCTGAGAGGCGGCAACGATATCCGGGCGGCCTGTCTCGGACCGGGCGTATCCGCATCGCACGGCATGGAACGGACGCATATGGATGCGGTGGTTCAAACGGCCGCGCTGCTTGCGCTTTATGTGAGCGAAGGCTGA
- a CDS encoding FadR/GntR family transcriptional regulator yields the protein MRKKLTYEVVYDECMRRIREGVWKPGERLPSIEELAAELGVGISAVREAVRILSMQQILRVEQGRGTYVHDEIPADRANDHLSFLENASWMQLTEARLIIEPELAAMAAEKATADEAAKIVSNARLMQRKVKNGRDFLKEDMEFHRLVSLASHNDVMVKMIGVIGDLLLDSRRHTMRIPSVNEKAAAYHSLIAGAISKGDAKQARELMRLHIEDMIGELSLTHAEQER from the coding sequence ATGCGCAAAAAGCTGACCTACGAGGTTGTATACGACGAGTGCATGCGCCGGATTCGCGAAGGCGTATGGAAGCCGGGGGAGCGCCTGCCGTCCATCGAGGAGCTGGCGGCCGAGCTGGGCGTCGGCATTTCGGCTGTCCGGGAAGCCGTCCGCATTTTGAGCATGCAGCAAATTTTACGGGTCGAGCAGGGCCGCGGAACGTATGTACATGACGAAATACCCGCGGACCGCGCCAATGACCACCTGTCTTTCCTGGAAAACGCTTCTTGGATGCAGCTGACGGAAGCGAGGCTGATCATCGAACCCGAGCTCGCGGCGATGGCGGCGGAGAAAGCAACCGCGGACGAAGCGGCGAAAATTGTCTCGAATGCGCGGCTCATGCAGCGAAAAGTGAAGAACGGCCGGGATTTTTTGAAAGAGGATATGGAATTTCACCGCCTCGTCTCGCTGGCCAGCCATAACGACGTGATGGTCAAAATGATCGGCGTTATCGGCGATCTGCTGCTGGACAGCCGGCGGCATACGATGCGTATCCCGTCGGTGAACGAAAAGGCGGCGGCCTATCATTCCCTGATCGCCGGCGCGATTTCCAAAGGAGACGCAAAGCAGGCCCGCGAGCTGATGCGCCTGCATATCGAGGATATGATCGGCGAGCTCAGCCTGACCCATGCGGAGCAGGAAAGATAA
- a CDS encoding dihydroxy-acid dehydratase — MIRIPSGHNPYEGNVQGKANEPITAAGLLDRAYRETGGQYAGGQPDWTLEAIYDRLEYNAPRIAIIGGSSDHPAHILDFETVSKAALKIWHEGGVPFYFSTPVLCDGTAQNNMGMSYSLQSRNAIAEIVVNQMEAHSYHGAFVIQGCDKQPLGVVSGLAHLDRLRRYRGEHHVFATFCPSHVLKGGTIPDDVKAELDALAKDAEAAGHADIAADILEAASYILQCSSNTAFQGVLERAVEVGLLSHEKHKAFEKRLAVSTCDANGGICAFHGTGNSSREITAGFGLVHPALELLTEPPAQAQVDAAVEALFKIIPRPECGVSELVAANIGNAIRIHSASGGSTNLTMHIVGAMIYAGYDFSLADLEAIATRQPIPDLYDYSLTEGRDIYVLARQCCSGQIRGMETLVYELTRNGIDMELDAPTAAGLTWRERLADPRGLSADGADVPIILSKPRRAFSGIDVLRGNFFQEAVVKISGMPTRQLDHFDEKVAFVLYFENEDEANRNLLDVTLLSRLRDQGVFRPAAMRRMAMHNAGVPETELAQISDAELFDRMVANEWLRLAVIIAGQGPEAFGMPEMFTPMQHINAHRGLRKLTTLMSDGRYSGVSYGAAIGHATPEAFGGGGMLYLQQGDLFHLRFRAKRIELLDPELFEAGIVQPYSGDLAAERAELGRERLERMRVRQRRVAASNRMAGCTDASHGVVPLAVAADADLPWQGIGTNAPAAGNASA; from the coding sequence ATGATCCGCATACCCAGCGGTCACAATCCTTACGAGGGCAACGTGCAGGGCAAGGCCAACGAGCCGATTACGGCGGCCGGCCTGCTGGACCGCGCATACCGCGAGACGGGCGGCCAATATGCGGGCGGCCAGCCGGACTGGACGCTGGAAGCGATTTACGACCGGCTGGAATATAACGCTCCGCGGATCGCGATTATCGGCGGCTCCTCCGACCATCCGGCGCATATCCTCGATTTTGAAACGGTAAGCAAGGCCGCGCTGAAAATTTGGCACGAAGGCGGCGTGCCGTTTTATTTCAGCACCCCGGTGCTGTGCGACGGCACCGCGCAAAACAACATGGGCATGTCTTATTCGCTGCAGAGCCGGAATGCGATTGCGGAAATCGTCGTCAATCAGATGGAAGCCCATTCCTACCATGGCGCGTTCGTCATTCAGGGCTGCGACAAGCAGCCGCTCGGCGTGGTGAGCGGGCTGGCGCATCTCGACCGGCTGCGGCGTTACCGGGGCGAGCATCACGTGTTCGCTACTTTTTGCCCGTCGCACGTGCTGAAGGGCGGCACGATCCCGGATGACGTAAAAGCGGAGTTGGATGCGCTTGCCAAGGATGCGGAGGCAGCGGGCCATGCCGATATTGCGGCGGATATTCTCGAAGCGGCGAGCTATATTTTGCAATGCTCGTCGAATACGGCTTTTCAGGGCGTGCTGGAGCGGGCTGTCGAAGTCGGGCTGCTGTCGCACGAGAAACACAAGGCATTCGAGAAAAGGCTGGCGGTCAGCACCTGCGACGCAAACGGGGGCATCTGCGCGTTTCACGGCACCGGCAACAGCTCGCGCGAAATAACGGCAGGCTTCGGTCTCGTGCATCCGGCGCTGGAGCTGCTGACCGAACCGCCGGCGCAGGCGCAGGTGGACGCCGCAGTCGAAGCGCTGTTCAAAATCATTCCGCGGCCGGAGTGCGGCGTGAGCGAGCTCGTCGCCGCCAATATCGGCAACGCGATTCGGATCCACAGCGCAAGCGGCGGATCGACCAACCTGACCATGCATATCGTCGGGGCGATGATTTACGCCGGGTACGATTTCTCGCTGGCCGATCTGGAAGCGATTGCGACGCGTCAGCCGATTCCCGACCTGTACGATTACAGCCTGACGGAAGGACGGGATATTTATGTGCTTGCGCGCCAATGCTGCTCCGGGCAAATCCGCGGCATGGAGACGCTCGTTTACGAGCTGACGCGCAATGGCATCGATATGGAGCTGGACGCCCCGACGGCTGCGGGACTGACCTGGCGGGAGCGGCTGGCCGATCCGCGCGGGCTCAGCGCGGACGGAGCGGATGTGCCCATTATTTTAAGCAAGCCGAGGCGGGCGTTCAGCGGCATCGACGTGCTGCGCGGCAATTTTTTTCAGGAAGCGGTCGTAAAAATCAGCGGCATGCCGACGCGGCAGCTCGACCATTTCGATGAAAAAGTGGCGTTCGTGCTTTATTTCGAGAACGAGGACGAAGCGAACCGGAACCTGCTGGACGTCACGCTGCTCAGCCGGCTGCGCGATCAAGGCGTCTTCCGTCCGGCCGCGATGCGCCGGATGGCGATGCACAATGCCGGCGTCCCGGAGACGGAGCTTGCGCAGATTTCCGATGCTGAGCTGTTTGATCGCATGGTCGCAAACGAATGGCTGCGGCTGGCCGTCATTATTGCCGGGCAGGGGCCGGAGGCGTTCGGCATGCCGGAGATGTTTACGCCGATGCAGCACATCAATGCGCACCGCGGGCTGCGAAAGCTGACGACGCTCATGAGCGACGGCCGCTACTCGGGCGTCTCCTACGGCGCGGCCATCGGGCATGCGACGCCCGAAGCGTTCGGAGGCGGCGGCATGCTGTATTTGCAGCAGGGCGACTTGTTCCACCTTCGCTTCCGGGCGAAGCGGATCGAGCTGCTCGATCCGGAACTGTTCGAAGCCGGCATCGTTCAGCCGTACAGCGGCGATTTGGCCGCCGAACGGGCGGAGCTCGGCAGGGAGCGGCTCGAACGCATGCGGGTCCGGCAGCGCCGCGTGGCGGCATCGAACCGGATGGCCGGCTGCACGGATGCATCGCACGGCGTCGTCCCGCTTGCGGTGGCGGCGGATGCCGACCTGCCGTGGCAGGGGATCGGCACGAACGCTCCGGCTGCCGGCAACGCTTCGGCTTGA
- a CDS encoding U32 family peptidase, whose translation MEQSRALLRSMGLPDREAYDLPDSAKRFPDGAQYRVEIPSVEGPAALRAVFEEADRYGVTIHRVSQGSGIMLQTDEEIGEMVQLCADRGVELSLFVGPRGTWDIGAQPFTPAGKVIGLRHEGVDQLVYAMEDLQRANRLGVRGALVADEGLLLLTKEMKKQGLIAPDFVVKVSVQMMAANPASIRLMEQLGADTYNVPTSLTLPKLASIRQAIDIPIDLYVEVPDGFGGFIRHYEIPELIRLLAPVYIKFGLRNHPDVYPSGTHLEATNVALCRERVRRAYLGMQMVERYGKHLTTSKLGAPGLGVPVPAQSKS comes from the coding sequence ATGGAACAATCGAGAGCGTTATTGCGTTCGATGGGACTGCCCGACCGCGAGGCCTACGACCTGCCGGATTCAGCCAAACGGTTTCCGGACGGCGCGCAGTACCGCGTGGAAATTCCGAGCGTCGAAGGACCGGCGGCGCTGAGAGCCGTTTTTGAAGAAGCCGACCGGTACGGCGTGACGATCCACCGGGTGTCGCAGGGCAGCGGCATCATGCTGCAAACGGACGAAGAAATCGGGGAAATGGTTCAGCTGTGCGCCGACCGCGGCGTGGAGCTCAGTCTGTTCGTCGGTCCGCGCGGTACTTGGGATATCGGCGCACAGCCGTTCACGCCGGCCGGCAAGGTGATCGGGCTCCGGCACGAAGGCGTCGACCAGCTGGTCTATGCGATGGAAGACCTGCAGCGAGCCAACCGGCTTGGGGTCCGCGGCGCACTGGTCGCCGATGAAGGGCTTCTGCTCCTGACCAAAGAAATGAAAAAGCAGGGGCTGATCGCGCCGGACTTTGTCGTCAAAGTATCGGTACAAATGATGGCCGCCAACCCGGCCTCCATCCGCCTCATGGAGCAGCTTGGCGCGGATACGTACAACGTGCCGACTTCGCTCACGCTGCCCAAGCTGGCTTCGATCCGCCAGGCGATCGACATTCCGATCGACCTGTACGTGGAGGTTCCGGACGGCTTCGGCGGCTTTATCCGCCATTATGAAATTCCGGAATTGATCCGGCTGCTTGCCCCGGTTTATATCAAGTTCGGGCTGCGCAACCATCCCGACGTCTACCCGAGCGGAACGCATCTCGAAGCGACGAACGTCGCGCTCTGCCGCGAACGCGTCCGCCGGGCGTACCTGGGGATGCAGATGGTCGAGCGTTACGGCAAGCATCTGACGACGTCGAAGCTGGGAGCGCCGGGTCTTGGCGTTCCGGTACCGGCCCAAAGCAAATCATAA
- a CDS encoding HD domain-containing protein, whose protein sequence is MTDFIADIKIPDSKLAAEAAELVREHADDLLWNHSNRVFLFAAMKGSLNQMKYDSELLYISSLFHDIGLTPAFRSADKRFEVDGANAARDFLKSRGVPEDSVRLVWDAVALHTTVGIVEYKETEAALMNFGVAYDVVGKNFDLIPAEMRQQVVGAFPRSRFKQQILQTFLEGFKHKPETTYGTINADICELLLPGYVRPNFCHHVLHSKWDE, encoded by the coding sequence ATGACGGATTTTATTGCGGATATTAAAATACCCGATAGTAAACTAGCCGCAGAAGCGGCCGAATTAGTGCGCGAGCATGCCGACGACCTTCTGTGGAATCACTCGAACCGGGTTTTCCTGTTTGCGGCGATGAAAGGCAGCCTGAATCAGATGAAGTACGATTCCGAATTGCTTTATATCAGCTCGCTTTTCCACGACATCGGCCTCACTCCCGCATTCCGAAGCGCGGACAAACGGTTTGAGGTCGATGGGGCGAATGCCGCCCGGGATTTTCTGAAAAGCCGTGGGGTACCGGAAGATTCCGTTCGATTGGTGTGGGATGCTGTCGCCCTGCATACGACCGTCGGAATCGTGGAATACAAGGAAACCGAAGCGGCGCTGATGAATTTTGGCGTTGCTTACGATGTGGTCGGGAAGAACTTCGATCTCATCCCGGCAGAAATGAGGCAGCAGGTTGTCGGGGCTTTTCCTCGCAGCCGTTTTAAACAACAGATCCTGCAAACGTTTTTGGAAGGCTTCAAACACAAGCCGGAAACCACCTACGGAACGATTAACGCCGACATATGCGAGCTGCTTCTTCCGGGATATGTGCGTCCGAACTTTTGCCACCATGTTCTTCATTCCAAATGGGATGAGTAG
- a CDS encoding TetR/AcrR family transcriptional regulator, whose amino-acid sequence MSKLQDIITICRKIIYYKGYQATSISDILDEAHIGKGQFYHYFSSKRELGLAVVDDLVKEWDREVFEGIFATDLDPIAKLNKMLDRTLTIHTGEEGKSGCPVGNLAVEMSEHDETFRLKVHYIFDRWILSIESVLNELITQGHITSDIDAKKHARAIVSMIEGAILLMKSQKEAGFLTNAIEIIRAQYRLT is encoded by the coding sequence GTGTCGAAACTCCAAGACATTATTACGATATGCAGAAAAATCATTTATTATAAAGGCTACCAAGCTACATCGATCAGCGATATCTTGGATGAGGCTCACATCGGAAAAGGACAGTTTTATCACTACTTTTCATCCAAACGCGAACTCGGCCTGGCAGTCGTCGATGATCTGGTCAAGGAATGGGACAGGGAAGTGTTCGAGGGCATATTTGCAACTGATCTTGATCCTATCGCGAAATTAAATAAAATGCTTGATAGGACATTGACCATCCATACGGGCGAAGAAGGGAAATCGGGTTGTCCCGTAGGGAACCTTGCCGTCGAGATGAGCGAACACGACGAAACGTTTCGGTTAAAAGTCCACTATATATTCGACCGGTGGATTTTGTCGATCGAAAGCGTGCTCAACGAGCTGATTACACAGGGGCATATAACGTCGGACATCGATGCCAAGAAGCATGCACGAGCCATCGTATCTATGATCGAAGGCGCCATCTTATTAATGAAGAGTCAAAAAGAAGCCGGCTTTCTCACGAACGCTATCGAAATCATTCGCGCGCAATATCGGCTCACATGA
- a CDS encoding NAD(P)H-dependent oxidoreductase, whose translation MKIMVIVTHPNIESSVWNKTWADELKKHDEITIHELYKEYPDENIDVHREQQLILAHDRIIFQYPLYWYSAPPLLKKWFEDVLLYNWAYGPEGNKTAGKEIGVAFSYGAPTEAYQPTGSNRFTLEEILVPVQALANYISAVYLPHFAYNTLDLTRLAQSSKDYVRHIKTVKPLIVRKRND comes from the coding sequence ATGAAAATAATGGTCATCGTTACCCACCCGAATATCGAATCGTCCGTCTGGAATAAAACATGGGCCGACGAATTGAAAAAACATGATGAGATCACGATTCATGAATTATATAAAGAATATCCGGACGAAAACATTGATGTCCATCGGGAGCAGCAGTTAATCTTGGCCCATGACCGGATTATTTTCCAGTATCCGCTATATTGGTACAGCGCGCCGCCGTTGCTGAAAAAATGGTTTGAAGACGTGCTGCTGTACAACTGGGCATACGGTCCTGAAGGAAATAAGACAGCCGGCAAAGAAATCGGGGTCGCGTTCTCGTATGGCGCGCCTACGGAAGCTTATCAACCGACCGGTTCCAACCGCTTCACGCTGGAGGAAATTTTGGTTCCCGTCCAAGCGCTTGCCAACTATATCAGCGCCGTGTACCTGCCTCACTTTGCGTATAACACGCTCGACTTAACGCGCTTGGCGCAAAGCAGCAAAGATTACGTACGGCATATTAAGACGGTTAAGCCTTTGATTGTACGAAAACGCAATGATTGA
- a CDS encoding MFS transporter: MGKKNRNPLIAIIAIALGAFSISLAEFLPVGLLYEISRSFDVSEGTAGITVTSTSILAAIAGPILTIAIGRLDRRMVVLGLSLLLIVSNVLSMITTHFFVLVIARIILGISVGGFWAVAMTAQAKLVPQKKVAKATSIVLGGFGIGTVISVPLASFIAAHFDLRIVFTIGCILAIAVFIIQFILLPRIPMEQGIQGKDFLKLLKIKKVVTVFVIAILTVGGQFAAYTYITPFFQKVTGIGPNLLSAILLVYGIVSFISNFAAGFIAGRSLKRLLVGTVVIFLISLLGISLFGDNVVISIIAFIIWAVAWGMAPLGLQLLVYSTAGNAIEAVSPIYVGIYQLSVSLGALIGGLVVDTTNVNGAMWLGTFSFALVFILLTVTSTVNNRSLVSQTE; this comes from the coding sequence TTGGGTAAGAAGAATAGGAACCCATTGATTGCAATTATTGCAATTGCATTAGGTGCTTTCTCAATTTCTCTTGCAGAGTTTTTGCCAGTTGGTCTTCTTTATGAAATTAGCCGAAGCTTTGATGTATCGGAGGGAACTGCCGGAATTACAGTGACATCCACATCAATACTGGCGGCCATTGCGGGTCCGATTCTTACGATAGCTATCGGACGTCTGGATAGGCGGATGGTGGTTCTCGGACTGTCGTTGCTGCTTATTGTATCTAATGTACTCTCGATGATTACAACCCATTTCTTTGTGCTAGTCATTGCGCGAATCATTCTTGGAATCAGTGTTGGAGGATTCTGGGCTGTGGCTATGACAGCTCAAGCAAAGTTAGTTCCGCAAAAGAAGGTAGCAAAAGCGACCTCGATTGTCCTTGGAGGATTTGGGATTGGCACGGTCATAAGTGTTCCATTAGCCTCTTTTATAGCCGCACATTTTGATTTAAGGATCGTTTTCACGATAGGATGCATACTTGCGATTGCTGTTTTCATCATCCAGTTCATACTGCTTCCGAGAATTCCGATGGAACAGGGGATTCAAGGAAAAGATTTCCTGAAGCTGTTAAAAATAAAGAAAGTAGTAACGGTCTTTGTTATTGCGATTCTCACTGTGGGTGGTCAATTTGCGGCCTACACGTATATAACACCTTTTTTCCAAAAAGTGACTGGAATCGGCCCGAATCTACTTAGTGCGATATTGCTCGTTTATGGGATTGTTTCTTTCATAAGCAATTTTGCCGCGGGTTTCATAGCCGGACGCAGTCTCAAGAGATTGTTAGTGGGGACAGTCGTTATTTTCCTTATTTCATTACTGGGCATTTCACTGTTTGGAGATAACGTTGTAATTTCAATCATTGCTTTCATTATTTGGGCGGTCGCCTGGGGAATGGCTCCCTTGGGCCTGCAGTTATTGGTTTATTCAACTGCTGGGAATGCTATAGAAGCCGTGAGTCCGATCTATGTAGGTATTTATCAATTGTCTGTCAGCTTGGGAGCTTTAATAGGCGGTTTGGTAGTTGATACGACCAATGTAAACGGCGCGATGTGGCTGGGAACGTTCTCGTTCGCTTTGGTATTCATCCTTCTTACGGTTACCTCGACAGTCAATAACCGTTCTCTAGTCAGTCAAACAGAATAA
- a CDS encoding IclR family transcriptional regulator, protein MQNKNKTVVKSMDLLNLFLSHTKLNLNEMIQLSGIPKTSVHRMVGSLEDMGFLQRDHEGKYALGLVFLQFGNLVAERLDIRNIALPIMRELRERVGEAVHLVVKDGRESIYIEKLDTDHPVRLYTKIGRRSPLYAGACSRILLAFMDETEREQYLSEVELLPIGNGTITAKEKLRAVLETSRKKGYSFSLSELENYTAELAAPIFDHNGRLTAGISVAGPEVRFHKDRLPELAEDVMRAANEISHMLGWIEPVAGSTAG, encoded by the coding sequence GTGCAGAACAAAAACAAGACCGTCGTCAAGTCCATGGATCTTCTGAATCTGTTTTTGTCGCATACGAAATTGAATTTGAACGAAATGATTCAGCTGTCCGGCATTCCGAAAACCTCCGTGCACCGCATGGTCGGTTCGCTGGAGGACATGGGCTTTCTGCAGCGGGATCATGAAGGGAAGTATGCGCTCGGACTGGTGTTTCTCCAATTCGGCAATCTAGTGGCGGAGCGGCTGGACATCCGGAATATCGCTCTGCCGATCATGCGGGAGCTTCGCGAGCGGGTGGGCGAAGCGGTTCATCTTGTCGTCAAGGACGGCAGGGAATCGATCTATATCGAAAAGCTGGATACGGACCACCCCGTACGCCTGTACACCAAAATCGGACGCAGGTCGCCTTTGTACGCGGGAGCCTGCTCGCGGATCCTGCTCGCCTTCATGGATGAGACGGAACGGGAGCAGTACCTGAGCGAGGTCGAGCTGCTGCCGATCGGGAACGGGACGATTACGGCCAAGGAGAAACTGCGGGCGGTGCTGGAGACGTCGAGGAAAAAAGGCTACAGCTTCAGCCTGTCCGAGCTTGAAAATTATACGGCCGAGCTGGCTGCGCCGATCTTCGATCATAACGGCCGGCTGACGGCCGGCATCAGCGTCGCAGGGCCCGAGGTCCGCTTTCACAAAGACCGTTTGCCGGAGCTGGCCGAGGATGTCATGCGGGCGGCAAATGAAATTTCGCATATGCTCGGCTGGATCGAACCGGTGGCCGGTTCGACGGCGGGGTAA
- the accB gene encoding acetyl-CoA carboxylase biotin carboxyl carrier protein produces the protein MIALLSLQQLREIVKMVEESGIQKFEYETSRVIIAKNDGTEISVPVSASGPLYEPDKPRESHMAFAPSPADGVETAAAETAEKTITAPMLGTFYAAPEPGKEPFVQAGKQVTADTVVCVLEAMKLFNEIRAGVEGEIVKVLVEDGEFVEYGRPLFLVKTD, from the coding sequence GTGATCGCATTGCTTTCCCTTCAACAATTAAGAGAGATCGTGAAAATGGTCGAAGAATCGGGTATTCAAAAATTCGAGTACGAGACGTCCAGGGTGATCATTGCGAAAAACGACGGCACCGAAATTTCCGTTCCGGTGTCCGCTTCCGGGCCGCTGTATGAGCCGGACAAGCCGCGCGAATCCCATATGGCTTTTGCGCCGTCGCCGGCGGACGGCGTTGAAACCGCGGCTGCCGAGACAGCCGAAAAAACGATTACCGCTCCGATGCTGGGCACGTTCTACGCTGCGCCGGAGCCGGGGAAAGAGCCGTTTGTGCAGGCCGGCAAGCAAGTAACCGCCGATACCGTCGTTTGCGTATTGGAAGCGATGAAGCTGTTTAACGAGATTAGGGCCGGCGTTGAAGGGGAAATTGTGAAGGTGCTGGTAGAAGACGGGGAATTCGTCGAATACGGTCGCCCGCTCTTCTTGGTCAAAACGGATTAA